A genomic segment from Vibrio panuliri encodes:
- the ectB gene encoding diaminobutyrate--2-oxoglutarate transaminase: MDIFNKQESKVRSYSNSFPVVFKKAQGCWLETDQGERYLDFLAGAGSLNYGHNNAQLKQALIDYIAADGITHGLDMHSEAKAHFLQVLQRVILEPRNLNYKVQFTGPTGTNAVEAALKLAKKVKGRSSVVAFTNGFHGCTSGALAATGNKHHRQGAPEGSLSGITRIPYEGYAGVDGLGLFETMLNDNSAGFDKPAAVLLETVQGEGGLNVASNQWLQRLSKICKANDILMIVDDIQAGCGRTGTFFSFEPAGIQPDIVTLSKSIGGYGLPMAVVLLKPELDVWKPGEHNGTFRGNNHAFVTAAAALELYWSTDALETHIANCSARVSQKIEQQVKRYPELFVGLKGRGMMIGIECQNGAIASDISRVCFEKGMVIETAGPNDEVVKFFCPLTITEAELDQGLSIFAQAVEATAEKLFKKAS; encoded by the coding sequence ATGGACATTTTTAACAAGCAAGAATCAAAAGTTCGTTCGTACTCGAATAGTTTTCCCGTGGTTTTCAAAAAAGCTCAAGGTTGTTGGCTAGAAACCGATCAAGGTGAGCGTTACTTAGACTTCCTTGCTGGTGCAGGCTCATTGAACTATGGGCACAACAACGCTCAACTCAAGCAAGCGCTAATTGATTACATCGCAGCAGATGGGATTACTCATGGTCTCGATATGCACTCCGAAGCAAAAGCACACTTTTTGCAGGTGTTGCAACGGGTTATTTTGGAACCAAGAAATCTCAATTACAAAGTGCAGTTTACGGGACCGACTGGAACAAATGCCGTCGAAGCTGCGCTTAAGTTAGCGAAGAAAGTGAAAGGGCGCAGTAGTGTTGTCGCCTTTACCAATGGATTTCATGGTTGTACATCTGGCGCTTTAGCGGCGACTGGGAACAAACATCACCGCCAAGGCGCTCCCGAAGGCAGCCTTTCTGGAATTACTCGTATTCCTTATGAAGGTTATGCTGGTGTTGATGGCCTCGGGCTGTTTGAAACCATGCTCAATGATAACTCTGCAGGCTTTGATAAACCTGCGGCAGTATTGCTTGAAACCGTTCAAGGTGAAGGCGGATTGAATGTTGCTTCAAATCAATGGCTTCAACGGTTGAGCAAAATCTGCAAAGCCAACGACATTTTGATGATTGTCGATGATATTCAGGCTGGATGTGGTCGAACTGGAACATTTTTCAGTTTCGAACCTGCCGGCATTCAACCAGATATCGTAACGCTGTCTAAGTCAATCGGTGGTTATGGTTTGCCTATGGCTGTGGTTCTGTTGAAACCTGAACTTGATGTTTGGAAGCCCGGTGAACACAACGGTACGTTCCGTGGCAACAACCATGCTTTTGTTACGGCAGCGGCAGCGCTTGAGTTGTATTGGTCAACGGATGCGCTTGAAACACATATTGCTAATTGCTCAGCACGAGTAAGTCAGAAAATTGAACAGCAGGTGAAGCGTTACCCTGAGCTCTTTGTTGGGCTAAAAGGTCGCGGAATGATGATAGGTATTGAATGTCAAAATGGCGCGATCGCGAGTGATATCAGTCGTGTGTGTTTTGAAAAAGGCATGGTCATCGAAACGGCGGGTCCCAATGACGAAGTCGTGAAGTTTTTCTGCCCATTGACCATCACCGAAGCAGAATTGGATCAAGGCTTGTCGATTTTTGCCCAAGCCGTCGAAGCGACCGCTGAAAAACTTTTTAAGAAAGCATCATAA
- a CDS encoding ectoine synthase yields the protein MIVRTLEECRNSERRVTAQTWESVRMLLKDDNMGFSFHITTIFENTETHIHYQNHLESVYCMSGEGEIEVVGGETYPIKPGTLYILDKHDEHYLRAYKDAPMVMACVFNPPITGAEVHDENGVYPLVD from the coding sequence ATGATAGTTAGAACGCTAGAGGAATGTCGTAATAGCGAGCGCCGCGTGACTGCACAGACTTGGGAAAGTGTCCGCATGCTTTTAAAAGACGACAATATGGGTTTCTCATTCCATATTACGACGATTTTTGAAAACACGGAGACACACATTCATTATCAGAATCACTTAGAGTCTGTCTACTGCATGAGTGGTGAAGGTGAGATTGAAGTGGTCGGTGGTGAAACTTATCCCATTAAACCGGGTACGCTATATATTCTCGATAAACACGATGAACATTATTTACGTGCTTATAAAGACGCGCCGATGGTAATGGCGTGTGTATTTAATCCGCCGATTACTGGGGCAGAAGTACACGATGAAAACGGGGTCTATCCGCTAGTTGATTAA
- a CDS encoding slipin family protein, which translates to MMLYTTAVVLVLLFALATQIFKVLREYERGVVFFLGRFQEVKGPGLIILIPFIQQMVRVDLRTVVLDVPTQDLITRDNVSVRVNAVVYFRVVDPQMAINNIESYSDATSQLAQTTLRSVLGQHELDELLSERERLNKDLQAILDQQTDDWGIKIATVEVKHVDLNDSMVRALARQAEAERNRRAKVIHATGELEASSKLKEAAEMLNEAPNALQLRYMQTLTEIANDKTSTIVFPIPMNLVETLSTLTKSVKETSSADK; encoded by the coding sequence ATGATGCTCTATACCACAGCGGTTGTGTTGGTTTTACTCTTCGCACTCGCAACCCAAATATTCAAAGTGCTACGCGAGTATGAACGTGGCGTAGTGTTCTTCTTGGGCCGATTTCAAGAAGTAAAAGGACCGGGATTAATCATTCTGATCCCATTTATTCAACAGATGGTTCGAGTTGACTTACGTACTGTTGTACTCGATGTTCCAACTCAAGACTTGATCACTCGCGATAACGTCTCGGTTCGTGTGAATGCCGTGGTCTACTTTCGCGTGGTTGACCCACAAATGGCAATCAACAATATCGAAAGTTATAGCGATGCCACCAGTCAATTAGCGCAAACCACGCTGCGCTCTGTACTCGGGCAACATGAGTTGGATGAACTGCTCTCAGAACGAGAACGGCTAAACAAAGATCTACAAGCCATATTGGATCAACAAACCGACGATTGGGGTATCAAAATCGCCACCGTGGAAGTGAAACATGTTGATCTCAATGACAGTATGGTTCGAGCTTTAGCAAGACAAGCTGAAGCAGAGAGAAACCGCCGTGCCAAAGTTATCCATGCAACTGGTGAACTAGAAGCCTCAAGTAAGCTAAAAGAAGCCGCAGAAATGCTCAATGAGGCGCCCAACGCATTGCAACTTCGTTATATGCAGACCTTAACCGAAATCGCAAATGATAAGACCTCAACAATCGTCTTCCCAATCCCAATGAACTTAGTCGAAACCTTATCAACGCTGACAAAATCGGTCAAAGAGACCAGTTCAGCAGATAAGTAA
- the cueR gene encoding Cu(I)-responsive transcriptional regulator, producing the protein MNIGEIATLTGLSSKSIRLYEDKGIITPPHRSASGYREYSTQHLQELNLVSRAKNAGFSLAECKEFVQLAHNPERKSSEVKAKAQEKLHEVEIKIKQLQEIERQLKQWIHACPGDSNSQCPIIEDLTK; encoded by the coding sequence ATGAACATTGGTGAAATTGCGACACTGACAGGTCTTTCTAGCAAGTCGATTCGTCTCTACGAAGATAAAGGGATTATTACCCCTCCTCATCGAAGCGCTTCAGGCTATCGAGAGTATTCGACGCAGCACCTCCAAGAACTCAATCTTGTATCACGCGCTAAGAACGCAGGTTTCTCGTTGGCAGAATGTAAAGAATTCGTCCAACTCGCCCACAATCCAGAACGTAAAAGCAGCGAAGTGAAGGCGAAAGCACAAGAAAAATTGCATGAGGTTGAAATCAAGATCAAGCAACTACAAGAAATTGAACGTCAGCTTAAGCAATGGATTCATGCCTGTCCTGGCGACTCTAATAGCCAATGTCCGATTATTGAAGATCTCACCAAGTAG
- a CDS encoding aspartate kinase — protein sequence MNYTVEKIGGTSMSAFDAVLDNIILRPSQPYNRVFVVSAYGGMTDVLLENKKNNHPGVYQLIAKRDDTWGEALAQVERQMLLVNENIFADPMSRMRADKYIRTRIAEAKNCISNILDTCRYGQFSLRHYLPQIREFLSSIGEVHSAYNTALKLKTLGINAKFVDLSGWDCQQPLTLDETIEQAFESIDVTKELPIVTGYAYTKDGLMKTYDRGYSEMTFSRIASITQADLAIIHKEYHLSSADPRIVGTNDVLPIGRTNYDVADQLASLGMEAIHPNAAAGLRKSGIQLQIKNTFEPEHEGTLISSDYSPETDKIEIIAGKEKVFALHLFDQAMVGQVDNVSYDLMQIIAETRVSLIGKEMNANSITYYLGGSEEVLKRVLYRAEKRYPSASITGRMVALISVIGSQIDTNRTLTKGILSLVENGVTPIAVHSSMRNVNVQFVVRDGEYQTSIQALHQTFCLPKKAKATLVAS from the coding sequence ATGAACTATACCGTAGAAAAAATCGGCGGTACCTCTATGTCTGCATTTGATGCAGTCCTAGACAACATTATTCTTCGACCCTCTCAACCATATAATCGCGTATTTGTTGTATCGGCTTATGGCGGGATGACCGACGTTTTGCTCGAGAATAAGAAAAACAATCACCCCGGCGTTTATCAACTTATTGCCAAACGTGATGACACGTGGGGTGAAGCACTTGCACAAGTCGAGCGACAAATGCTGTTGGTTAACGAGAACATTTTTGCTGACCCTATGAGTCGCATGAGGGCGGATAAGTATATTCGCACTCGTATTGCTGAAGCGAAGAACTGTATCAGTAACATCTTAGATACTTGTCGTTACGGTCAGTTTTCTTTGCGCCATTATTTACCCCAGATCCGTGAGTTCTTATCTTCAATAGGTGAAGTGCACAGTGCTTATAATACGGCGTTAAAACTTAAAACTCTGGGGATAAACGCCAAGTTTGTTGACCTTTCAGGTTGGGATTGCCAGCAGCCTTTAACACTCGATGAAACGATTGAACAGGCTTTTGAAAGCATTGACGTGACCAAAGAGCTGCCCATTGTGACAGGTTACGCCTATACCAAAGATGGCCTGATGAAAACATATGATCGTGGCTACAGTGAAATGACCTTTAGTCGAATTGCCTCGATCACGCAGGCTGACCTTGCCATCATCCATAAAGAGTATCACCTCAGTTCTGCTGACCCTCGTATTGTTGGAACCAATGATGTTCTACCAATTGGGCGCACTAACTATGACGTGGCGGATCAATTGGCGAGTTTAGGTATGGAAGCCATTCACCCTAATGCTGCTGCAGGGCTGAGAAAAAGCGGTATTCAGTTGCAGATTAAGAATACCTTCGAACCTGAGCATGAAGGAACATTGATCTCATCAGATTACAGCCCCGAAACAGATAAGATCGAAATCATCGCTGGTAAAGAAAAGGTGTTCGCTTTGCATCTCTTTGATCAAGCCATGGTGGGGCAGGTGGATAATGTCAGCTACGACTTAATGCAGATTATCGCTGAAACTCGGGTTAGCTTGATTGGTAAAGAGATGAACGCGAATTCGATAACCTATTATTTGGGTGGAAGCGAAGAGGTTCTTAAGCGAGTTCTATATCGTGCTGAAAAACGCTATCCAAGCGCATCAATCACAGGGCGCATGGTAGCTCTTATCTCAGTGATTGGCTCGCAAATTGATACAAACAGGACACTGACGAAAGGTATTTTGTCTCTAGTTGAAAATGGTGTGACGCCCATCGCTGTTCATTCCTCAATGCGAAATGTGAATGTACAGTTTGTGGTTAGGGACGGAGAGTATCAGACGTCAATACAAGCTTTACATCAAACGTTTTGCTTACCCAAGAAAGCAAAAGCTACGTTAGTTGCTTCATAA
- the ectA gene encoding diaminobutyrate acetyltransferase gives MITSEPYLAAEDGATKLSGKWLFRQPKITDGDDIFSLIAACPPLDINSSYCNFLQATHFSSTCILVEQNGQVAGFISAYTKPTEEDVLFVWQVAVAPDFRGHGLALKMLKTLLKRDSLQHISAIETTITKANHASWALFKRFDAQQGGFGKTSIFLEQDAHFNGKHDTEYLYRIPTK, from the coding sequence ATGATTACATCAGAACCTTATTTGGCTGCAGAGGATGGTGCGACCAAATTAAGTGGAAAGTGGCTTTTTCGTCAGCCCAAAATTACCGACGGTGACGATATTTTTAGTTTGATTGCGGCTTGTCCGCCACTGGATATCAACTCCTCTTACTGCAACTTTCTCCAAGCGACTCATTTTAGTTCGACCTGTATCCTCGTTGAACAAAATGGTCAAGTCGCCGGTTTTATTTCTGCTTATACCAAGCCAACCGAAGAGGATGTCCTGTTTGTGTGGCAAGTCGCCGTTGCTCCTGACTTTCGTGGTCATGGACTGGCTCTCAAGATGCTCAAAACTTTGTTAAAAAGAGATAGCCTGCAACATATATCTGCGATTGAAACAACGATTACCAAAGCGAACCATGCGTCGTGGGCTCTTTTCAAGAGATTCGATGCGCAGCAAGGTGGGTTTGGTAAGACTAGCATCTTTTTGGAGCAAGACGCTCATTTCAACGGTAAGCACGATACTGAATACCTTTATCGTATTCCCACCAAGTGA
- the yfcC gene encoding putative basic amino acid antiporter YfcC: MSHTHAQPSDSAVTKKSWQMPDTLILIFFVGIFAAILTYLIPAGSFDSQQVTYMVDGAEKTRTVIDPNSFAYATDEKGELVYNTVSLFASGGGIGLMNFPFEGLTSGSKWGSAIGVIMFMLVIGGAFGVVMRTGTIDNGILRLIDKTKGNESLFIPVLFLLFSLGGAVFGMGEEAVAFAIIIAPLMVRLGYDGITTVMVTYIATQIGFATSWMNPFSVAIAQGIAGVPVLSGMTVRMVLWAIFTIVGIAFTMAYAARIKANPKLSYSRRTDAYFHQQEVSQTDSRWGLGDTLVILTVTAATAWVVWGVVMHAWYIPEIASQFFTMGFVVAIIGSIFRLNGMTLNEAAAAFKEGASIMLAPALLVGCAKGVLLLLGGGSSEEPSVLNSILNSAGGMLSGLPAVASAWLMYVFQSVFNFFVTSGSGQAALTMPLLSPLSDIAGVTRQVAVLAFQLGDGFTNVIVPTSAPLMATLGVCRIDWGDWAKFCWRFMVLLFVMASIAVIAAQLLGFS; encoded by the coding sequence ATGTCTCACACTCATGCACAGCCATCGGATTCGGCTGTAACGAAGAAATCTTGGCAAATGCCAGATACCCTTATTTTAATCTTCTTTGTTGGTATCTTTGCTGCGATTCTTACTTACTTAATCCCTGCAGGTTCTTTTGATAGCCAGCAGGTGACATACATGGTCGATGGTGCTGAAAAGACACGAACAGTTATTGACCCTAACTCTTTTGCTTACGCGACAGATGAGAAAGGCGAACTGGTTTACAATACGGTAAGTCTATTTGCATCTGGCGGCGGCATTGGTCTAATGAACTTCCCATTTGAAGGCCTGACATCGGGTTCTAAATGGGGCAGTGCCATTGGCGTGATCATGTTCATGCTCGTCATTGGTGGTGCATTTGGTGTGGTGATGCGCACTGGCACGATCGACAATGGTATTTTACGTCTAATCGATAAAACCAAAGGCAACGAATCACTCTTTATCCCTGTCCTGTTTTTGCTGTTCTCACTCGGTGGTGCAGTATTTGGTATGGGTGAAGAAGCGGTTGCATTTGCGATTATTATCGCGCCTCTGATGGTGCGTCTTGGTTACGATGGCATTACGACCGTTATGGTAACTTATATCGCAACCCAAATCGGTTTCGCCACGTCATGGATGAACCCGTTCTCAGTCGCGATTGCACAAGGTATTGCTGGTGTGCCAGTTCTTTCTGGTATGACTGTTCGCATGGTACTTTGGGCTATCTTCACTATTGTGGGTATCGCATTCACTATGGCGTATGCTGCGCGCATCAAGGCCAACCCAAAACTCTCTTACAGCCGTCGCACAGATGCTTACTTCCATCAGCAAGAGGTGTCTCAGACTGATTCTCGTTGGGGACTGGGTGATACACTGGTGATCCTAACAGTAACAGCGGCAACGGCATGGGTTGTATGGGGCGTGGTAATGCATGCTTGGTACATTCCTGAAATCGCCTCGCAGTTCTTTACTATGGGCTTCGTGGTTGCGATCATCGGTTCGATCTTCCGTCTTAATGGTATGACACTGAATGAAGCAGCGGCTGCGTTTAAAGAAGGGGCGAGTATTATGCTTGCACCTGCGCTTTTGGTCGGTTGTGCCAAAGGTGTATTGTTGTTGCTAGGCGGTGGTTCTTCAGAAGAACCAAGTGTACTGAACTCTATCCTAAACAGTGCGGGTGGGATGCTAAGTGGTTTGCCAGCGGTGGCATCAGCTTGGTTGATGTATGTGTTCCAGTCTGTGTTCAACTTCTTTGTTACGTCAGGTTCAGGTCAAGCTGCCTTGACCATGCCTTTGCTATCACCGTTATCGGATATCGCAGGTGTAACACGTCAGGTTGCGGTACTTGCTTTCCAACTTGGCGATGGCTTTACTAACGTAATCGTACCAACATCTGCGCCTCTAATGGCAACACTAGGTGTTTGTCGTATCGACTGGGGTGATTGGGCGAAGTTCTGTTGGCGCTTTATGGTGCTATTGTTCGTTATGGCAAGTATTGCGGTTATCGCAGCTCAATTACTTGGCTTCTCGTAA
- the vctC gene encoding iron chelate ABC transporter ATP-binding protein VctC codes for MIKLEKLTKLFGQTAVVKQASAEFEKGKVTSIIGPNGAGKSTLLSMASRLVSKDEGQVYIDCKEIAEWDTKELAKRLAVLRQANSITMRFTVREMIAFGRFPYSQGKLTSSDQDVINQAIEYLDLVAIQDKYLDELSGGQRQLAFIAMVIAQDTDYVFLDEPLNNLDIKHSLQIMRNVGRLAREMNKAVVVVIHDINFAACYSDKIIALKKGKVVAQGDVASVIQADVLESIYETPFNIIEMDGKRMCTYY; via the coding sequence ATGATAAAACTAGAGAAATTGACCAAGCTTTTTGGTCAAACTGCTGTGGTAAAACAAGCGAGTGCCGAGTTTGAAAAAGGCAAGGTGACTTCAATTATTGGTCCAAATGGCGCTGGAAAAAGTACGCTGCTGTCGATGGCAAGTCGTTTAGTGAGCAAAGACGAGGGGCAAGTCTATATTGACTGTAAAGAAATTGCAGAGTGGGATACTAAAGAGTTAGCAAAGCGACTGGCAGTGTTGCGTCAAGCAAACTCGATCACGATGCGTTTTACCGTGAGAGAAATGATTGCGTTTGGTCGTTTCCCATACAGCCAAGGTAAGCTTACATCCTCGGATCAAGATGTGATCAATCAGGCAATTGAGTACCTAGATCTGGTGGCAATTCAGGACAAATACTTAGATGAGTTGAGTGGGGGGCAGCGTCAGTTGGCGTTTATTGCCATGGTAATTGCTCAGGACACGGATTATGTATTCCTTGATGAGCCACTAAACAACCTCGATATTAAACATTCACTTCAGATCATGCGAAACGTAGGGCGTTTAGCGCGGGAGATGAACAAAGCCGTTGTGGTGGTGATTCACGATATCAACTTTGCGGCGTGCTATTCCGACAAAATTATCGCACTCAAGAAAGGTAAAGTTGTCGCGCAAGGGGATGTTGCAAGTGTCATCCAAGCAGACGTGTTAGAAAGTATTTATGAAACGCCATTCAATATTATTGAAATGGATGGCAAGCGAATGTGTACTTACTACTAA
- a CDS encoding diguanylate cyclase → MSTRHTRYNKEIDVLHEISYLLGRAKSNSDMYRIAVEQSIKNLNIDRIAIFLITGPDSVQGTYGTDIEGNVVDESWFTSTIEEHVFASKMIQERTFISFQHHTSLLHNFANVGMGWNGYVTLWDGNEAIGWIACDNLLTSLPLKPSQVNILKMLGFIVSQSIVRRKYQGQLIAANNELEIKNRELKYLTSKLEQLVFIDPLTQIANRRALKRYLDDIYKDEISRHLSLSILMLDIDNFKSINDKLGHLEGDQCLQSVARHLQQTVTESNFIFARYGGEEFTLAFVGISKEKLTQIAEEILRDIRTLKISHPHSQLENMLTVSIGGVIVSSIEGSNYIELIQTADRALYRAKSQGKDQAIIESYSKEQCA, encoded by the coding sequence ATGAGTACGCGTCATACTCGTTATAACAAAGAGATAGATGTTTTACATGAAATCTCTTATTTGTTAGGACGAGCAAAATCAAACTCAGACATGTATCGAATTGCTGTAGAACAGTCGATCAAGAATTTAAATATAGACCGAATCGCTATATTTCTGATCACAGGTCCCGACAGCGTCCAAGGTACCTACGGTACAGATATAGAAGGTAATGTTGTGGATGAAAGTTGGTTTACATCCACCATCGAAGAACATGTTTTCGCGTCCAAAATGATTCAGGAACGTACCTTTATCAGTTTTCAACACCACACCTCTTTATTACACAATTTTGCCAACGTTGGCATGGGTTGGAATGGATACGTAACGCTTTGGGATGGCAATGAAGCTATTGGTTGGATTGCATGTGATAACTTACTCACTTCACTACCACTCAAACCCTCCCAAGTTAATATACTCAAGATGCTTGGGTTTATTGTTTCCCAAAGTATTGTTAGGCGTAAATATCAAGGTCAGCTTATCGCTGCAAACAATGAACTAGAGATTAAGAATCGCGAGTTAAAATATTTGACCTCTAAGTTAGAGCAACTGGTATTCATCGACCCATTAACACAGATTGCAAATAGGCGCGCCCTAAAGAGATATCTCGATGACATATATAAAGATGAGATAAGTCGCCACTTATCGCTCTCTATTCTTATGCTTGATATCGACAATTTTAAGTCAATCAACGATAAACTCGGACATTTGGAAGGTGACCAATGTTTGCAATCTGTCGCTAGGCATTTACAACAAACTGTCACTGAGAGTAATTTTATTTTTGCACGCTATGGCGGTGAAGAGTTTACGCTCGCGTTTGTCGGAATAAGCAAAGAAAAACTGACTCAAATCGCTGAAGAAATCTTGCGCGACATCCGTACGCTTAAGATTTCCCACCCTCATAGTCAGTTGGAAAATATGCTAACAGTCAGTATTGGCGGGGTCATTGTCTCTTCAATTGAAGGGAGCAACTATATCGAACTTATTCAAACGGCAGATAGAGCTCTGTATCGCGCTAAGAGCCAAGGAAAAGATCAAGCGATCATTGAGTCATACTCTAAGGAGCAATGCGCTTAA
- a CDS encoding acetate/propionate family kinase, whose protein sequence is MSNSFVLVINSGSSSLKFAVIDSQTGDAIVSGLGECFGLPEAVISWKYNGEKTEEAISAPDNHHQHAINRIVDLIESLGFTSDLVAVGHRIVHGGEKFTSTVRIDDKVLTEIESLSDLAPLHNPAGAKGIKAAMVAFPSLPQFAVFDTAFHQSMPKKAFTGAISNELYTDYGIRRYGFHGTSHYFVSREAAKMLNKPVEEASFISVHLGNGASVCAIENGESVDTSMGFTPLSGLMMGTRCGDLDPGIIEFLLKKGWSQEQVFDALNKKSGFLGVSGLTSDARGVLEAMENGHEGAKLAFEVFTYRVAKYIGSYLIPLSKLDAVIFTGGIGENALPIRREILKNLKLLGFVEDEKGNEDARFGNAGVIGKSEMLNAIAVVIPTNEEFVIAQQSVELL, encoded by the coding sequence ATGTCTAATTCGTTTGTATTGGTGATTAACTCAGGTAGTTCTTCATTAAAATTTGCTGTAATCGATTCGCAAACTGGCGACGCGATTGTTAGCGGTTTAGGTGAGTGCTTTGGATTGCCGGAAGCAGTCATAAGCTGGAAGTACAATGGTGAGAAAACCGAAGAGGCAATCTCTGCTCCCGACAATCATCACCAACATGCGATTAACCGCATTGTGGACCTAATTGAATCTCTAGGATTCACTTCGGATTTGGTTGCTGTGGGTCACCGCATCGTACACGGCGGCGAGAAGTTCACTTCTACCGTTCGCATCGACGATAAAGTACTAACTGAAATCGAGAGCCTTTCTGATCTAGCACCGCTCCACAACCCTGCAGGCGCGAAAGGTATTAAAGCAGCTATGGTAGCTTTCCCAAGCCTACCTCAGTTTGCTGTTTTCGACACAGCATTCCACCAATCAATGCCTAAGAAGGCGTTTACTGGTGCAATCTCTAATGAGCTTTACACTGACTATGGCATCCGTCGTTACGGTTTCCACGGTACTAGCCACTACTTTGTAAGCCGTGAAGCTGCGAAGATGCTTAACAAACCAGTAGAAGAAGCAAGCTTCATTTCTGTTCACCTTGGCAACGGCGCATCAGTATGTGCAATTGAAAACGGTGAGTCAGTGGATACCTCTATGGGCTTTACTCCGCTTTCTGGTCTAATGATGGGCACACGTTGTGGTGACTTAGACCCAGGCATCATTGAGTTCTTGTTGAAGAAAGGCTGGAGCCAAGAGCAAGTGTTTGACGCACTTAACAAGAAATCTGGTTTCCTAGGTGTATCTGGTCTAACTTCTGACGCTCGCGGCGTACTAGAGGCAATGGAAAATGGCCATGAAGGCGCAAAACTTGCGTTTGAAGTGTTTACTTACCGTGTTGCGAAATACATTGGTTCTTACCTAATCCCACTAAGCAAGCTGGATGCAGTTATCTTTACTGGTGGTATCGGTGAGAACGCACTTCCAATTCGTCGCGAAATCTTGAAGAACCTTAAACTTCTAGGTTTTGTTGAAGATGAAAAGGGCAACGAAGACGCACGCTTCGGCAATGCTGGTGTAATTGGTAAATCAGAAATGCTTAATGCAATTGCTGTTGTTATTCCAACAAACGAAGAGTTCGTTATTGCTCAGCAGTCAGTAGAACTGCTATAA
- a CDS encoding succinylglutamate desuccinylase/aspartoacylase family protein, producing the protein MATQYLDDVIQGHRVIQSLEVAELTAGEHKFMFRVATDALSQWQHLPVMVFKGEKPGKRIMITAGVHGDEYNGVLAAQKVARELVGKDLAGTVTIVPMINLTGMLNHSRDFFSADPDASPCNLNRFFPGDANGNEANRYIHNLWHNLLQPNADFAIDLHTQTSGTIYPLYVFADFRLEQALEMARLVNPDVILNDPGDAGVLETVWNTSGIPSITIEVGMGRYTELALIDRTVNGIFNILKRHELLEGDVEAVVPCLEGQEITSIRAQVGGFVIPQVNMMDTVEQDQLVAIQYDNFGDELTRYYAPTAGTVLSHNIESIRAPGSLVVRLIK; encoded by the coding sequence ATGGCGACACAATATTTAGATGATGTGATTCAAGGTCATCGTGTAATTCAATCTTTAGAGGTTGCTGAGCTAACGGCAGGTGAACATAAATTTATGTTCCGTGTTGCCACCGATGCGCTTTCACAATGGCAGCATCTACCTGTTATGGTATTTAAAGGTGAGAAACCGGGTAAGCGTATTATGATCACCGCGGGGGTGCATGGTGACGAGTACAACGGTGTTCTTGCTGCGCAGAAAGTTGCGCGAGAGCTAGTCGGTAAAGATCTTGCGGGTACCGTTACTATCGTACCTATGATTAACCTTACTGGTATGCTCAATCATAGCCGTGACTTTTTCTCGGCAGACCCTGATGCTTCTCCTTGCAACTTAAACCGTTTTTTCCCAGGGGATGCAAACGGGAATGAAGCGAATCGCTACATTCACAACCTTTGGCACAATCTTCTGCAGCCAAATGCGGATTTTGCTATCGATCTGCATACTCAGACAAGCGGTACGATATATCCGTTATATGTGTTTGCTGATTTTCGCTTGGAGCAAGCGTTAGAGATGGCACGTTTGGTGAATCCAGATGTCATTCTTAATGATCCCGGTGATGCTGGCGTGTTAGAGACGGTGTGGAACACCAGTGGTATCCCAAGTATTACCATTGAAGTAGGGATGGGACGCTACACAGAGTTGGCGCTGATCGATCGCACCGTTAACGGTATCTTCAATATACTTAAACGCCATGAGTTACTAGAAGGTGATGTTGAAGCGGTTGTACCATGCCTAGAGGGGCAGGAGATCACAAGTATTCGTGCGCAAGTAGGAGGTTTCGTGATCCCGCAAGTCAACATGATGGATACCGTCGAGCAAGATCAGTTGGTCGCGATCCAATATGACAACTTTGGTGATGAGCTAACGCGTTACTATGCGCCAACGGCTGGCACGGTACTGAGCCATAATATTGAATCAATTCGCGCGCCAGGTTCTCTAGTTGTGCGTTTGATAAAGTAG